The following coding sequences are from one Fibrobacterota bacterium window:
- a CDS encoding fibro-slime domain-containing protein, whose amino-acid sequence MQEGQATGGHPDFNPNQDTSGHENWGCFDKPSAAQGAVQNAPVASDPNPDKLPGFIHADRDSVGPGLKAGFDAPPNCFRSRFNEWYTTRTPDINRAFFLDMTFKKNGSVYTFDSSAFFPLDSNLLGALRPQVPSVTTTFGNRQTGLKDGVDLASHNFGFTLELHAKFSYHKGTGQRFDFRGDDDVWVFINDKLVIDLGGIHNAEYAAVDLDNLGLTDGKSYFLDFYFAERRIISSRLTITTSLELEPPNKPDPPVPPKPVKAVEGWLYDRDGDGIADKAEIALDSVPDKTPTAFELDLAGEAARGGWDIGLDQAKTLITSHSQLFTKAVTGWDEKDPANRGKAFAEPATGLLAGDFPLHDRVGAVIDKAWKIILDTALSQVPKPLIRIRFTEPVAVAAPSVLKFMDQNGVEKQVDLIDATPDSLVGGRSVSWSFTIAPGSPNVPGIGWKTAIAGVTQVTDAAGNSSHPANPWRVIDAKLPGVTIGDLRAEAGGKMVPGPNPSQVRDPFVLLTSSQSAGVAKDYAALHPATAEDWISTRYGDANPGLAVFTFKLSHPAIVKLDVYDNLGQFVNRSQVEVTRDDLQSGKLARDPATRAYLLRLGWVPISQDGHRISTGAYILRADFEYGLDPRDYVERGSQVKVARFGFVRDAGLRGLGLP is encoded by the coding sequence TGGGCCCCGGGCTCAAGGCGGGATTCGATGCCCCGCCCAACTGCTTCCGCAGCCGCTTCAACGAATGGTATACCACGCGCACCCCGGACATCAATCGCGCCTTCTTCCTCGACATGACCTTCAAGAAGAACGGTTCGGTGTACACCTTCGACAGCTCCGCCTTCTTCCCGCTCGATAGCAATCTGCTGGGCGCCTTGCGCCCCCAGGTGCCCTCGGTGACCACCACCTTCGGCAATCGGCAGACCGGCCTCAAGGACGGCGTGGACCTGGCCTCCCACAATTTCGGCTTCACCCTCGAGCTGCACGCGAAGTTCAGCTACCACAAGGGCACGGGCCAGCGCTTCGATTTCCGCGGGGACGACGACGTGTGGGTGTTCATCAACGACAAGCTCGTGATCGACCTGGGCGGCATCCACAACGCCGAGTACGCGGCGGTCGATCTGGACAATCTGGGACTCACGGACGGCAAGTCCTACTTCCTCGACTTCTACTTCGCGGAAAGGCGCATCATCTCATCGCGCCTCACCATCACCACCTCGCTGGAACTGGAACCGCCGAACAAACCGGATCCTCCCGTCCCGCCCAAGCCGGTGAAGGCGGTCGAAGGATGGCTGTACGATCGCGACGGGGACGGCATCGCCGACAAGGCGGAGATCGCCCTGGACAGCGTGCCTGACAAGACGCCAACCGCTTTCGAACTGGATCTGGCGGGCGAGGCCGCTCGCGGGGGCTGGGACATCGGCCTGGATCAAGCCAAGACGCTGATCACGTCGCATTCGCAACTCTTCACCAAAGCGGTGACGGGCTGGGACGAGAAGGATCCGGCCAACCGCGGTAAGGCCTTCGCCGAGCCGGCGACGGGCCTCTTGGCGGGGGATTTCCCCCTGCATGATCGCGTGGGGGCGGTGATCGATAAGGCTTGGAAGATCATCCTCGACACCGCGTTGAGCCAGGTCCCCAAGCCCCTGATACGCATCCGCTTCACAGAACCGGTGGCGGTGGCCGCGCCTAGCGTGCTCAAGTTCATGGATCAGAACGGCGTCGAGAAGCAAGTGGATCTGATCGATGCCACGCCCGATTCCCTGGTAGGCGGCCGCTCCGTCTCGTGGAGCTTCACCATCGCCCCGGGATCCCCCAACGTGCCCGGGATAGGCTGGAAGACCGCCATCGCCGGCGTCACCCAGGTGACGGATGCGGCGGGCAATTCTTCGCATCCCGCCAATCCCTGGCGCGTCATCGATGCCAAGCTCCCGGGCGTTACCATCGGGGACTTGCGCGCGGAGGCGGGCGGGAAAATGGTACCCGGCCCCAATCCGTCCCAGGTCCGCGATCCCTTCGTGCTACTCACCAGTTCCCAGTCGGCGGGGGTGGCCAAGGATTACGCCGCCCTGCATCCCGCGACGGCGGAAGATTGGATCAGCACCCGCTATGGCGATGCCAATCCCGGTTTGGCCGTTTTCACCTTCAAGCTTTCCCATCCCGCCATCGTGAAGCTGGACGTGTACGACAATCTGGGCCAGTTCGTCAACCGCTCCCAGGTGGAAGTGACCCGGGACGATTTGCAATCGGGGAAACTCGCGCGTGACCCCGCTACGCGCGCCTATCTGCTACGCCTGGGATGGGTCCCCATCTCCCAGGACGGCCATCGCATCTCGACCGGCGCCTACATCCTGAGGGCGGATTTCGAATATGGGCTCGATCCGCGCGATTACGTGGAAAGGGGAAGCCAGGTGAAGGTGGCGCGCTTCGGTTTCGTGCGGGACGCCGGCCTGCGCGGCCTGGGTCTGCCCTAA